From Candidatus Rokuibacteriota bacterium:
GGGCCGTCAGGGGACCGAAGGCGGAGATCCCGCGCCGCGGGCCGGTGAGCGGGCGTCCAGGGTCTCCCGGACCTTCCGCGCGAGTCTCATCGGCGTGAACGGCTTCCTGAGGAAGGCCAAGTCTCCCTGGAGGACGCCGGAGCGGAGGATGACATCGTCGGTGTGTCCCGACATGTACAGAACCCTCATCTCGGGCCGCCGCGCGGCGGACAGATGCTCGGCCAGCTTCCGCCCGCCCATCCCCGGCATCACGACATCGGTCAGCAGGAGATGGATGGGCCCGGGGTG
This genomic window contains:
- a CDS encoding response regulator, with amino-acid sequence HPGPIHLLLTDVVMPGMGGRKLAEHLSAARRPEMRVLYMSGHTDDVILRSGVLQGDLAFLRKPFTPMRLARKVRETLDARSPARGAGSPPSVP